A stretch of the Phoenix dactylifera cultivar Barhee BC4 unplaced genomic scaffold, palm_55x_up_171113_PBpolish2nd_filt_p 000184F, whole genome shotgun sequence genome encodes the following:
- the LOC120105050 gene encoding heptahelical transmembrane protein 4-like — MVVADIMVSTVAMEKGSSIAEDDGQFLLTPLHDGKKKKKRSSCHETKCELVDYYSLPSFLKHNEFILNYYRSEWPLKQTILSIFSIHNETINVWTHLIGFFLFFSLTACTVMMVPMDATVSSPVPLPLANLPSTTNVSDPLNPRHHGLVAMASPQGNLTDKIETDPARGITTRWPFYAYLCGAMFCLIMSSACHLLSCHSEHTCYVMLRLDYGGISALIVTSFYPLVYYSFMCDPFFQSLYLCFITAFGIATVLVSLVPVFETPEFRSVRAGLFVCMGLSGLVPIVHKVMMFGHRPEAVLTTGYEMVMGTFYVLGVLVYAARIPERWMPGKFDLAGHSHQLFHVLVIAGAYTHYLAGLVYLRWRDLEAC; from the exons ATGGTTGTCGCCGATATAATGGTCTCTACCGTCGCAATGGAGAAGGGTTCCTCCATTGCAGAAGATGATGGTCAGTTCTTACTCACCCCACTCCacgatggaaagaagaagaaaaagagaagctcATGCCATGAGACCAAATGCGAGCTTGTGGACTACTACTCCTTACCCAGCTTCTTAAAGCACAACGAGTTCATCCTCAACTACTACCGTTCCGAATGGCCCTTGAAACAGACCATCCTCAGCATCTTCTCAATCCATAACGAGACCATTAACGTCTGGAC GCACTTGATTggattcttcctcttcttctctctcaccGCATGCACGGTGATGATGGTCCCAATGGACGCAACTGTCTCCTCTCCGGTACCATTGCCTTTGGCCAACCTTCCATCCACCACCAATGTTTCTGACCCTCTAAATCCCCGCCACCATGGACTTGTCGCCATGGCTTCCCCTCAAGGCAACCTCACTGACAAAATCGAGACGGACCCGGCACGAGGGATCACTACTCGATGGCCCTTCTACGCCTACCTTTGCGGTGCCATGTTTTGCTTGATAATGAGCAGTGCTTGCCACCTCCTCTCGTGCCATTCCGAGCACACGTGCTACGTCATGCTCCGCCTCGACTACGGCGGCATCTCCGCTCTCATTGTCACCTCCTTCTACCCACTTGTCTACTACTCCTTCATGTGTGATCCCTTCTTCCAAAGCCTCTACCTCTGCTTCATCACCGCCTTCGGCATAGCCACCGTGTTGGTCTCGCTCGTGCCGGTGTTCGAGACACCGGAGTTCCGGTCGGTCCGGGCTGGGCTCTTCGTGTGCATGGGACTATCCGGATTGGTACCAATAGTGCACAAGGTGATGATGTTTGGACACCGGCCGGAGGCCGTTCTGACGACCGGTTATGAGATGGTGATGGGAACATTCTACGTGCTCGGCGTGTTGGTCTACGCCGCAAGGATACCGGAGCGGTGGATGCCGGGAAAGTTTGACCTGGCCGGCCATAGCCATCAGCTGTTCCACGTTTTGGTCATTGCAGGGGCCTACACACACTATCTTGCTGGCTTGGTGTACCTCAGATGGAGAGATTTGGAAGCGTGTTAA